The DNA region GCCCCAACCCGCGTGGGAAGGCTGCACGATCCCCACCGGCTGCCGGCCCCCTCCCGGCGCCGACGCGTACACGCAGACCCCGCCCAGCGGCCGCCCGTCGCGGGTTCTGACGGTGCCCTCGATGGTCGGGAGCCGGCGAAGCGTGACGTCGATGCGGGTCGCGCGGCCCAGCTCCACCGTCAGGGGTGGGTCGGAGATCGTGACCTGCTCGTACGGAGAGGTGACGCACCCGGCGACCGAGACGAGGTAGGCGCCATCGCGCAAGCCGGTGAGCCAGAACGTCCCGTCGCTGCGGGTGTCCACCCGCTTCTCGGGACCGAAGCCCGGGCCGGGGGGCCGGGCCACGACGCAGACCCCGGACACGGGAGCCCCGTCCTCGTTCGTGACCGTCCCTGCGATCGCGCCCGAGAGCGGTGTGCGCTCGGCGGCCTCCGCCACCGGTCCCACGACGAACGACAGGACGGCCACCACGGCCAGGACACGGACCCGCATATCTCCCCCCTCGCTCGATCCCCTCCGAGGATGGTTATCCGCGCAGGCGCCGATCCCTTCCAGCTACATCTCCTCGAGCCGCTGCATCTGATGGTCCGTGAGCCGGATCGCGGCAGCTCCCACGTTCTCCTCCAGGTGCTCCACGCGGGAGGTGCCCGGTATGGGGAGCATCGAGGGCGACCGCTGCAGGAGCCAGGCGAGGGCGACCTGGACCCGGCTCGCGCCGTGCTCGGCGGCGACCCCGTCGAGGTCGTCCCCCGGGCGGACGATCGCCCCCGCGGCCAGGGGGTACCAGGGCAGGAACGCCAGACCCTCCCGCTCGCAATGCTCGATCACGTCTTCCCCGTCGCGCTCCCACAGTCCGTACCGGTTCTGGACCGAGACGATAGGAACGATCGACTCCGCCTCCCTCAC from Actinomycetota bacterium includes:
- a CDS encoding carboxypeptidase-like regulatory domain-containing protein, translating into MRVRVLAVVAVLSFVVGPVAEAAERTPLSGAIAGTVTNEDGAPVSGVCVVARPPGPGFGPEKRVDTRSDGTFWLTGLRDGAYLVSVAGCVTSPYEQVTISDPPLTVELGRATRIDVTLRRLPTIEGTVRTRDGRPLGGVCVYASAPGGGRQPVGIVQPSHAGWG